One Candidatus Binataceae bacterium DNA window includes the following coding sequences:
- a CDS encoding type II toxin-antitoxin system VapC family toxin produces the protein MYLIDTNVISEVGKGQRCNPRVAAWYQQVGDEELFLSVLVVGEIRQGIERLRLRSARRADRLEQWLEELLHSFADRILPVDEEVAQNWGRLNARDSLPVVDALLAATAQTHGLVVATRNLKDIERSGVRCINPFAAVPSA, from the coding sequence ATGTATCTGATCGACACCAACGTCATTTCGGAGGTTGGGAAAGGCCAGCGATGCAACCCCCGGGTTGCCGCCTGGTACCAGCAGGTTGGCGATGAGGAATTGTTTTTGAGCGTGCTGGTTGTGGGCGAGATACGTCAGGGCATCGAGCGCCTGAGGCTACGCAGCGCTCGCCGGGCTGACAGACTGGAGCAATGGCTTGAAGAATTGCTGCACTCGTTTGCTGATCGCATACTGCCGGTGGACGAGGAAGTGGCGCAGAACTGGGGGCGGTTGAACGCTCGCGACAGTCTTCCGGTGGTTGATGCTTTGCTGGCCGCCACCGCTCAAACCCACGGGCTCGTTGTCGCGACTCGAAACCTCAAAGACATCGAACGAAGCGGCGTGCGGTGCATCAACCCCTTCGCAGCCGTCCCTTCCGCGTAA